In Gemmatimonadota bacterium, the genomic window ATGCCCCAGGCGTCGACCTCGACCGGCGTCCCGCCCAGGGAGGCCACGGTGTCGACGAGGACGAGGGCGCCGTGCTCGTGGATGACGGGGATGATCTCCTCGAGGGGTTGCAGCACGCCCGTGGACGTCTCCGCGTGCACGAGGCCCACGACCCTGGGACGGCATCCATCCAGCGCCTGGCGGACCTGTTCCGGCGTGAACGGCCGCCCCGGTTCGCCTTCGAGACGTATCAACCTCCCGCCGTGGCGCTCGGCCATCTGGGCCATGCGGTCTCCGAAGACGCCGCCTACGCAGATGAGTACCTCGTCACCCGGCTCCACGAGATTGCATATGCAGGTCTCCATGCCGGCGGAACCCGTGGCGGAGATGGCCAGCGTCATGGCGTTTTCGGTCTGGAACACGTACCGCAGCAATGCCTTGGTGTCGTCCATGACTCCGATGAAATACGGGTCCAGGTGTCCGGTCAGCGGAGCCCCCATGGCCTGGTAGACCCTGGGATGCATGTCGCTCGGTCCGGGCCCCATGAGGACGCGCCGGCCGGGGTCCAGGGGGGCGAATGTATCATGCTGCGGGGGCATGCGGTGTTGTTCCCTTCGGTCAGCGTGTCTGAATCAAGGTCTCGGCCGTCCAGGCATCGACAAAACCCCTGGTTCTCAGCCAGTCGCGCAAGATGTCGGCATCGGCCTTTTCCTTGAAGTCGCCCACGCGCACCTTGAAGCTGTTGGATTCCTCTTCCACGTAGATTCGATACGACCATTCCGCCAGCGTTCGCTCCACCTGCTGCAACGCGGCTTCGGCCGCTTCTCGCCTCGTAAACGAATAAAGCTGGACTCTGTATCCCGGGGTGGGTTCTGCAACCGTGGCGGGGACGGGGGGTTCAGATGCCGGTTCGGCCGGATCACCGATCAACGACTCATCGGACCGTGACGCGTCGTCAGCCGGCGCCGGAGCTTCGGGCGCCGGAGCTTCGGGTTGAGGCGCTTTCGGCGCCGCGGCGGGTGCCCGCTTCCCGAGCAGCCACGTGCAACCCGCCAGATTCATGGCGAACAGAAGACACAGCACCATCATCGCAACCCGGAACGGCGTTTTTAACGGATAACCATATCGCATGATCGGCACCCATATTGGCAACGGTGCCAGGCGGAAGACATGGGTCAGGACAGCGGTAACAAAAGAGGATTCCGAAAAATCCCGGAATCCTCTTCATAACCACTTGCATTTCTCTTCGGCCGACCACCGTCAGGAACCATCCCCGGAACCTACATGCCTGCTCCCGAGGTGATCAGTTCCATCTTCTTCTTCTGGAGTTCGTCTCCCTTGGTAAACAACTCCATCTTCCTGGCATCGTCCGTTTCGATACTGGCCAGTCCGACGTAGGTATCGCCGAGTATATCGTGGCCTTCGATACTGTTCGGCTCTAAAGCCAGCAGCTTGTTCATGCTCTCGACAGCGCCATTGAACGCCGCCGAGGCCGCTTCCACGTTTCCGGCATCCCTGTCGGACAGACCCTTGTTGTAGTAGTAAGTTCCCAGGTATCGCAGCAGATCCTGGTCCTCCGGGAGGGCGGCGTGTCCCTTTTCCAACGCTTCGATCGCCATACCCAGGTTATCCCTGGAGGCCTGGATGGAACTGAGGTCGCGGTACAGCACCTTTTCAGCCGGAAACGCTTCGATCGCCCGCTCGTACGTGGTGATCACGCCGGCCGTGTCGGCGACTTCGGAGTACGCCTGGCGCATGATGAGGTAGGTGTTGAGATCGACCTCTTCCGACAGTTCGATGATCCTGTCGCAGGCCATGATCGCCTTGTCCCAGGCCTGGGTGTAGTAGTACACGTTGACCAGGCCGTCCCAGGCTTCGAATCTGTCCGGATCCGCTTCGATGAGCGTCTCGAGGGCCATCCTGGAATTTTCATAATCTTCCGAGTTCAGGGCGGCGTAACCCCAGTACAGGTACCCCTGCTGCTTGGCGGCTTCCAATTCGTCCGCCTCCCTGGCCTCGTTCTTCTTGCCGATGGAGCGCAGTATGTCCTGGAGCAACGAGGTCGCGTTGACGGAGCGGTCGTAGAATTGGGCGGCGTCCGCGTACTTCTCTTGTTCATAGCTTTGCTGGCCCCTCTGGTAGTTCTGACGGATCATGGAGCCCAGGGTGTTCCTGAACTGTTCCTTGTCCTTCTTGTCCAGGTCATTGAAGGTAACCGCTTCCCAGTTCTGGAACATCAGGTCGAAGTTGCCCTTGCGGTAATGAATGAGCCCGAGGAGATAGTGGGCGTCGTTGTTGCCCGGGTCCTTCTCCAGGGCGGTCTCGAGCAGCGCCATGGCCTTGTCGGTCTGAGGCGGGATTTCGCGGATGTAGATCTTCGCGGAACGAAGCTCGATTTTCTGCGCGTCTGCGGCGACCGGTATCAACAGGGCGAAGCCGAGGGCAAACAATACGCAGACGGCAACCTTTCTTAAAAACATTACGGACTCCTTTCGACAGGTACGCCGATGACACTTATTCGCGGCCTGCCATGGGTTTGCATCTTCATGATCGCGTCCGGTGAATCCGATGTTGACAGTCTTCTGAAACTAAGTGATACGCACCGGTCCGTCAAGGTGATTCGGGCGTGTCGCGCCGGTAACTGACCCGGCCGCCGGCGATGGTCATGGTAACGCACCCTTCCAGCGTGCGGCCGGTGAAAGGCGAGTTTACGGATCTTGACCTGAAGGACGCGGGATCCACGGTCCAGGTTCCGTCCGGATCGAAGAGCAGGAGGTCGGCAGGACCGCCGGCAGCCAGGCTGCCACCTTCTATCCCCAGAATGCCCGCAGGGGATGCGGACAGGACCTTTACGGCGTCGCCCAGGGATAGCAGGCCGGGCCTGACCAGCTCGGTATACACGACGGCCAGCATGGTTTCGAGACCCGTTGCGCCGGGCAGCGCTTCCTGGAACTCCGTGTTCTTCTCGTCCACGGACCGCGGCGTGTGATCCGAAGCGACGGCGTCGATCGTTCCGTCCGCCAGGCCCGCGCAAAGCGCCTCCACGTCGGCTTTGCTGCGCAGGGGCGGATTGGTCTTCAGGTGCGTATCGTAGGTTGAAAGGGATTCGTCGGTCAACACCAGGTGGTGGGGACTGGCATCGGCGGTTACCCGCACGCCCCGCTGCTTCGCCGACCGGATGAGATCCACCGTCACGGCCGTGCTGGCGTGGGTGACGTGGATCCGTCCGCCCGTCCACTCGGCCAGCATGAGGTCCCGGGCGGCGACGGTTTCTTCCGCGATGGAGGGTATGCCCTTCAGGCCCAACCGGGTGGCGTGGCTTCCTTCGTGCATGTGTCCGCCGGCAGAGAGCGACGGGTCTTCGCAGTGCACGAAAATGGGCAGGTCGAACATCCGGCTGTATTCGAGGGCCCGGCGCAGGATGGCCGGATTCCGGATGGACCGGCCGGCATCGGACAGCGCCACGGCACCGGCCTCGGCCAGTTCGCCGGCCTCGGTCAGACGTTCGCCCCGGCGTCCCGCGGTGACTGCGGCGATGGGGTGGATCTTCGCCGCCGCGCCGGTCGCCCTTTCCCGTACAAATTCCACCGTGGGCGCGTCGTCGATGACCGGGTCGGTGTCCGGCATGCACGCCACGGCGGTGACACCGCCCGCGGCGGCGGCGAGTGCGCCACTCTCCAGGGTCTCCCTGTACTCGAATCCGGGTTCGCAGAGATGGGCGTGCAGATCGACCAGGCCCGGCAGGACGAACAGACCGGCCGCATCGATGACCGCGGCGCCTTTCGCCTCGTCGTCCGTCGGCCGGTCGACAATTCTGCCGTCGCGCATCCAGAGATCTCCTTGCTCGTCGCGACCGGAAGCGGGGTCGACGATGTGTCCGTTGCGGACCACCGCAAGCCCGGCGACTCCAGTTGCGCCGCCGATAGTATCCGGTCCGTCAGGCCGCATCGCGCTCACCTCCGCCGTTGAGGAGATAGAGGACCGCCATGCGCACCGCGACGCCGTTGGTCACCTGGTCCAGAATGACCGATCTCCCGCTGTCCGCCACGCGGCTGTCGAGTTCCACGCCGCGGTTGATGGGGCCGGGGTGCATGACGATGGCTTCGGGTTTGGCGAGTTCCAGCCGTTCGGGGTCGATGCCGAACAGGCGCGTGTACTCGCGCTGGGACGGGAAGAAGGCTTCCTGTTGCCGTTCGAGCTGTATCCGCAGGGCGTAGATTACGTCGGCGTCGCGGAGGGCGTCGCCGATCCGGTAGCTGACCTCCACGCCCATCTCCTCGATGTCGACGGGAATCAGCGTGGGCGGCCCGCATACGACCACGTCGGCGCCCATTTTCCGGAGTCCCCAGATATTGGAGCGCGCCACCCGGCTGTGGGCGATATCGCCGATAAGCGCCACCTTCAGGCCCTCCAGCCGGCCCAGGGCGTCCCGCATGGTCAGGAGGTCCAGCAACCCCTGCGTGGGATGTTCGTGGGCGCCGTCGCCCGCGTTGATGACGACCGCGCTCGACAGGCACTGCGAGAGGAAGAGGGGCGCGCCGGCGGCGGCATGGCGCACCACCACGCAGTCCACCTGCATGGCTTCGATGTTCCGCGCCGTGTCGCTCAGGGATTCTCCCTTGGACACGCTGCTGCCGGTGGACGCGAAGTTCAGGGTGTCTGCGGAGAGTTGCTTCTCGGCGAGTTCGAAGGAAAGCCGCGTGCGGGTGCTCGATTCGAAGAAGAGGTTTACGACGTTCTTCCCGCGGAGGGCGGGGACCTTGCGGATGGGCCGCCGGATCACTTCCTTGAAGGAGTCCGCCGTATCCAGGATCAGTCCGATCTCCTCGCGGGCGTAGTCCTCGAGGCCGATCAGGTGTCGGTGGCGCAGCGTTCGGAGCCGGTTCTTCGCCATCAGGCCACCTCCTCCACCGCGACGTTGTCGTCCCGGTCCAGCTCATGGACGTGGACGACGACGGTCCGGCCGGGGCCCACTTCGATGGTCTCCCCGATGTAATCCGCCTGGATGGGCAGTTCCCTTCCCTCCCGGTCGATCAGGACGGCGAGTTCGATCCGCCTTGCCCGGCCGAAATCCTTAAGCTCGTCCAGCGCCGCGCGGATCGTACGGCCCGTGTACAGGACGTCGTCCACCAGGATGACGGTGCGCCCCTCGATGTCGAAGGGGATGTCGGTCGTGCGGACGACGGGGTAGTCCGCGCGGACCTGGAGGTCGTCGCGGTACAGATTGATGTCCAGCACGCCCACGGGTACGGCCGTGTCTTCCGCCTCCCGTATGGCCTCGGCCAGCCGCCGCGCCAGCCAGTCGCCCCGCCGCTGGATACCCACGATGGCGATGCCGGAAGCGCCCTGGTTGCGTTCCAGGATCTGGCGGGCGATACGGGACAGCGCCCGGGCGATGCCTTCCCTGTCGAGGACCTGCTCGCTCATCCGGCCGCCCTTCCCTCCGCCGAGTCCGGCGCTGTTTCGGCCGCCCCCTCGCGCGGAGCGTCCGCCGCGTCCTGTGCCGTTCCGGCCGCTCCCTCGCGCGCGGCACTCGGCGTCCCGTCGCCCGTCGCGCCCGCCGCCGACCAGGCCGCCTTCAGCGTCTCCAGGCTCTTCCGGGCGATGTGCTCCGCGCCGTATGAATAGTCGAACACCTCCACCGAACCGTATCCGTCGTAGCCGGTTTCCCGGAGCGCTCGCAGTATGGGGACGAAATCGGTATCTCCGAACCCAGGTCCGTTGCCGCTGGCGTCGTTGAAATGGATGTACG contains:
- a CDS encoding SPOR domain-containing protein is translated as MRYGYPLKTPFRVAMMVLCLLFAMNLAGCTWLLGKRAPAAAPKAPQPEAPAPEAPAPADDASRSDESLIGDPAEPASEPPVPATVAEPTPGYRVQLYSFTRREAAEAALQQVERTLAEWSYRIYVEEESNSFKVRVGDFKEKADADILRDWLRTRGFVDAWTAETLIQTR
- a CDS encoding tetratricopeptide repeat protein — translated: MFLRKVAVCVLFALGFALLIPVAADAQKIELRSAKIYIREIPPQTDKAMALLETALEKDPGNNDAHYLLGLIHYRKGNFDLMFQNWEAVTFNDLDKKDKEQFRNTLGSMIRQNYQRGQQSYEQEKYADAAQFYDRSVNATSLLQDILRSIGKKNEAREADELEAAKQQGYLYWGYAALNSEDYENSRMALETLIEADPDRFEAWDGLVNVYYYTQAWDKAIMACDRIIELSEEVDLNTYLIMRQAYSEVADTAGVITTYERAIEAFPAEKVLYRDLSSIQASRDNLGMAIEALEKGHAALPEDQDLLRYLGTYYYNKGLSDRDAGNVEAASAAFNGAVESMNKLLALEPNSIEGHDILGDTYVGLASIETDDARKMELFTKGDELQKKKMELITSGAGM
- a CDS encoding dihydroorotase, whose translation is MRPDGPDTIGGATGVAGLAVVRNGHIVDPASGRDEQGDLWMRDGRIVDRPTDDEAKGAAVIDAAGLFVLPGLVDLHAHLCEPGFEYRETLESGALAAAAGGVTAVACMPDTDPVIDDAPTVEFVRERATGAAAKIHPIAAVTAGRRGERLTEAGELAEAGAVALSDAGRSIRNPAILRRALEYSRMFDLPIFVHCEDPSLSAGGHMHEGSHATRLGLKGIPSIAEETVAARDLMLAEWTGGRIHVTHASTAVTVDLIRSAKQRGVRVTADASPHHLVLTDESLSTYDTHLKTNPPLRSKADVEALCAGLADGTIDAVASDHTPRSVDEKNTEFQEALPGATGLETMLAVVYTELVRPGLLSLGDAVKVLSASPAGILGIEGGSLAAGGPADLLLFDPDGTWTVDPASFRSRSVNSPFTGRTLEGCVTMTIAGGRVSYRRDTPESP
- a CDS encoding aspartate carbamoyltransferase catalytic subunit, giving the protein MAKNRLRTLRHRHLIGLEDYAREEIGLILDTADSFKEVIRRPIRKVPALRGKNVVNLFFESSTRTRLSFELAEKQLSADTLNFASTGSSVSKGESLSDTARNIEAMQVDCVVVRHAAAGAPLFLSQCLSSAVVINAGDGAHEHPTQGLLDLLTMRDALGRLEGLKVALIGDIAHSRVARSNIWGLRKMGADVVVCGPPTLIPVDIEEMGVEVSYRIGDALRDADVIYALRIQLERQQEAFFPSQREYTRLFGIDPERLELAKPEAIVMHPGPINRGVELDSRVADSGRSVILDQVTNGVAVRMAVLYLLNGGGERDAA
- the pyrR gene encoding bifunctional pyr operon transcriptional regulator/uracil phosphoribosyltransferase PyrR, with the protein product MSEQVLDREGIARALSRIARQILERNQGASGIAIVGIQRRGDWLARRLAEAIREAEDTAVPVGVLDINLYRDDLQVRADYPVVRTTDIPFDIEGRTVILVDDVLYTGRTIRAALDELKDFGRARRIELAVLIDREGRELPIQADYIGETIEVGPGRTVVVHVHELDRDDNVAVEEVA